CACCAGCTGATCCAGCAACGTGGCCACCATGTCCTGACTCGGCGACCAGCGCCCACCGTCCTTCGCCGCCACGGCCGCCCCCAGCAGCAGCGCCAGCGGATGACCACCGGCGAAGGCCAGCAGCGGCGCGCACGATTCGGCCGGCACCCCGGAGAAGTCCAGCAGGGCCCGCGCGTCTCCGGCCCGCAGGCCGCGCAGCGGCAGCACCTCCAGGGTCCCCGCCCATCCCGGATCCGCCCGCCACCGCAGGTCCGGCGGGTTCCGCCCCGCGATCACCACCAGCGCCCCCATGGGCGCCCGCGGCAGGAACCGCTCGCGCAGCCATCCCTCCAGGCCCTGGATTCGTTCGACGCCGTCGATCAGAAGCACCGCGTCCGCGTCGCGGAGCACCGGTTCGGCCTCGGACGCCGCCGGCGACGGCTCCAGCGTGCTCCCGTCCACCAGGGTCGCCGGCCGCCCCGCCACCGCGGCCTCGTGCGCGAATCGCCGCAACAGGGCCGACTTGCCGATGCCGCCGGGACCGTGCACGTACAGAACGCCGCGGCCGTCGCCGCGCAACGCCGCGCCGAAAACGGCGAGCTCTTCCTCCCGCCCCACGAAGGCCATCTCGCGCGCTGCTCGCAGGCGCCATCCCAGCGACCCGGACTTGTTCGTGCTTCCCACTGACATACCCCTAACCCCTGGTCGGACGTCCCGTCGGTCATGGATGGACCCGATCCGGGGCTATGGCCGGTCCCCGTACTCGCTCACGTAGCGCACGCCGGGGTGAGGTCGTCGTCGTGGGGGCGTGCCGCCGCTGTCCGGGCGGTGCTCGAAGTGCCACCACTCGTTGTCGTACATGCGGTAGAGGTCGTAGCGGGCGCCGTGTTCCTCCAGCCAGCGCGCGCCCTCGTGGGGGCGCACGTCCAGCGCGATGCCCCTGACGTGGGGGGATTCCGCCGGTGGCAGCACGAGCATTCGCGCCAGGGCCGGGGAGCCGGAACGGCGCACCTCCTCGTCGAACATCCGTTGCTGGACGAGGGGAGAGCGGTATCCCGAGGTGAGGCCGATGAGCTGGCCGTGACGCCAGAGCGCCTCGGTGCGCGCCGCGGTGAACGCCGCGAGGGCGCCGTCGGTGAGCCCGGTGAGGTCCTCGGCGGGGAATCGCATCCGTAACGCCCAGCGGCCGGCCAGTTCGCGGGCGCCGCGGGGACGGCGGGCGAACGCCGCGGGCAGCAGGAGCACGGCGAGCACCAGCGTGGCCGCGGCGAACAACCGGTCCCGGGGCCGGGACGGGATGGTACGTGGCTCGTTCATGACGAACCACGATCGGCGCCGAATGTGCGCGCGTTATCCGCTGCATGTCATGGTTTATCGACGGCGGCCACGGTGGGCGCCATCGTGACACGACCATGACATGGTGCGGACGAGGCGGGGACACGTCCGGTCGACAGTGGATGGGGTCGACCGGCGGGCGAGTGACGGAGCGTGCGGTGAAACTCGGCAGCGTGGCGCGAGTGTTGTTGATCGAGGACGACCCTGCCGTGCGGGAGGGCCTCGAGCTGGCCCTGACCCGGCACGGGCACCGGGTGCGCGCGGTGGGCTCCGGCGAGCAGGGGCTGGAGCGGCTGCGCGCCGACCTTCCCGACGTCGTCGTGCTCGATCTGATGTTGCCCGGCATGGACGGGTTCGAGGTCTGCCGCCGCATCCGGGCCACCGGTGACGTGCCGATCATCATGCTGACCGCGCGCGGCGACGACATCGACGTGGTGGCCGGGTTGGAGGCGGGCGCCGACGACTACGTGGTCAAGCCGGCGCAGCCCAGGGTGCTGGAGGCGCGCATTCGCGCGGTGCTCCGGCGGGTCGGCCGGGACCAGGCGGAGCTGGAGCGGTATGGGGACCTGACCATCGATCGGGCCGGGCTGGTGGTCTCCCACCGCGGCGTGCCGGTCGGCCTCGCCCCGACCGAGTTGCGCCTGCTGCTCGAGCTCTCCGGCACGCCGGGCCGGGTGCACACCCGCCAGCAGTTGCTGGAGTCGGTGTGGGAGCACGGGTACTTCGGCGACTCGCGCCTCGTGGACGCGTGCGTGCAGCGGTTGCGGGCGAAGATCGAGGACGACTCGGCGGCGCCCGTCTACGTGCAGACGGTACGCGGGTTCGGGTACCGGTTCGGGCCGGTGTGAGGCGCCGGTGACACCTCGGCCGAGCCTGGGGCTGCGTGCCCGGCTGTTGTTCGCGTTCGCGCTGCTGTGCGTGGTCACCGCGGCGGCGGTGACCGGCGGGATCTACGTCGAGGCCCGCAACGCCATCCTGCAGCGGACCCAGGACGCCGCGGTGCAGACGATGAGAAGCCGCCTGCAGGCGCTCTACCCGTTGGGGAATCCGGCGCCGGGCCCGCGCGAGCTCGGCATGATCGCCGGCGCCGTGACCGACGGGAACGACGACGCGGTCGCCATCTACCACGGGACGCGCTCGCTGGCCGGCCGCGACCGGCCATGCCTGCCTCTGCTCAGGCAATGCCGTCATGGCCTGGAGCCCGAGATGATTCCCCAGGGGCTGCGGCGGATGGTGGCCGACGGCGACATCGCGTGGCAACGCGTGGTGTGGCAGGACGAGCCCCTCCTGATCATCGGCACACCGTTGATGATCACCGAGGGGGACCGGCCGACGCGGGCGTCCGGCATCGAGGTCTACATCGCGCACAGCCTGGATTCCGAGCAGCGCAGCATAGACGATCTCACCGCGGTCGCCTGGCGCAACGGCGGGGCGGCCCTGGCGTTCGCGGTCGTCCTCGCGTTGCTCGCCACCCGTGGCGTGCTGGGCCCGGTGCGCGAGCTCGGCCGGGCGGCGCGCCTGCTGGGCCAGGGCGAGATGCGGACCAGGATCGCGGTCCGCGGCTCCGACGAGCTGGCCGACGTGGCGCGCACGTTCAACGACACCGCCGCGGAGCTGGAACGGCACGTCGAGCAGCTCCGCGCGATGGAGGCCGACGCCCGCCGGTTCGTGGCCGACGTGTCCCACGAGCTGCGCACCCCGCTGGCCGCGCTCACCGCGGTCGCCGACGTCCTGGACGAGGAGGCGGCCGGGCTGCCCGAGCCCGCCGGCAGGGCCGCCCGGCTGGTCAGCCAGGAGACGCTCAACCTCACCGGGCTGGTGAACGACCTCATCGAGATCAGCAGGTTCGACTCCGGCGTCGCGGCCCTCGCGCTGAACGACATCGACGTGGCCGAGCTGGTGCGCGCGACCCTGCGTACGCGGGGCTGGTCGGAGGAGGTGCGCACCGAGCTTCCCCCCGGGGTGACGGCACGGCTGGACCCGCGCCGCGTGGACGTCGTCCTCGCGAACATGGTCGGCAACGCCCTGCGGCACGGCGAGCCACCGGTGTCGGTGCGGCTCTCCGCCGACCCGCACTGGATCGCCTTCGAGGTCCGCGACCACGGGCCGGGGCTGGACGAGGCGGTGCTGCCGCACGTGTTCGACCGGTTCTACAAGGCCAGCGCGGCCAGGGCCAGGTCCGAGGGCAGCGGCCTCGGCCTCGCCATCGCGCGGGAGAACGCGCGCCTGCACCGAGGCGACCTCACCGTCGCCAACGCCCCCGACGGCGGCGCCGTGTTCACGCTGCGCCTGCCACGCCGGGCGCACGAACCGGACGGAGGCCCCGAATGAGGACCGGGCTCACCCGCCGCGCGCTCGCCGCGGGTCTCATATCGCTCGTCGCCGTGGCCGGCTGCGGCGTGCAACCCAGCGACGCCATCCGCGCCGGCGACCCGCCGAACGGACCCGTCGCGCCGACCATCGCACCAGACCTGAAGATCACCCTCTACCTGGTGAGGAACGGCCGTCTCAGGGTGGTGACGCGCCCCGGTGGCCGGCTGTCCCAAGCGGACACGCTCGCGCTGCTGGCCGCCGGCCCCAGCGCGACGGAACAGGCGGACGGACTGACCACCGACGTCCCGCCCGAAGCCGGCCCGTTCTCGGTGACCGCCGAGCCGGCCGGCCGTCTGAAGGTGACCCAGTCCATTCCGGCCGGCGAGCTGTCCCCACTGGCCGTCGCCCAGATCGTGTGCACCGCCGCCGCCACGGCGCCGCAAAGCCGTGCCGAGATCACCGTCGTCGGCGACGGGCAGAGCGTCGGCCCGTGGAACTGCCCGGGGTGACGGCGGCGCGTGGGACCGCTCACCTGTTCGTGGCGCGGATCAGCGCGTCCACCCCGTCCAGGATTCGGGCGAGCCCGAACCGGTAGTCCAGCCGTCGTTCGCCCGGCGGCGTGTCCGCTGGGTAGTCGTAGGCACCGGCGTCGATCGCGGCGCGCAGCGCCGGGAGGCGCCGCCCGTCGACCAGCCCGTGCAGCAGCGTGTTGTAGGCGGCGATCGACTCCCCGGAGGCGGCCGGACCGAGGTCGGCGTTCAGCCGCGCCATGGTGTGCATGTGACTGGCGACCAGCAGCACCACCCCGGCCTTGTCGGCTTCGGCGAGCCCGGTGCCCCGCAGTGCGCGCAGGGCGCGGTCGCTCCACGCCAGCTGGTTGGGCGTGATCGGCGGCCCGGTGATCGGCAGGCGCACGGTCCAGGGGTGGGCGTGCAGCATCTCCCACTGCGCGTGGCACCAGCGCTCCAGGCACGGGCGCCACCCGTCACAGGGCTCGTCCAGCGCGGGGGGCAGGGCCGCGACCCGGTCCAGCATCAGCAGCAGCAGCTCGTTCTTGCTCTTGACGTGCCGGTAGAGCGACATCGTGGTGAAGCCCAGCCGCTCGGCCACCCGGGCCATCGACACGGCGTCGAGTCCGTCGGTGTCGGCCAGCTCCACCGCCGCCCCGATGACGCGGGACAGGGTCAGCCGGTTTCGCGTCTCAGGTTCGGGCTCGTCGAGGCGGGCCCACAGCTCGCCGAGCCCTGCCGGCAGTTGTTCTCTCATCGCTCCGCCTCACTCTTGCCTCCCTTCGAAGTGTATGCCATACAGTCAGTGTATGACGTACACATCACTGATCGTGGGCGGCGGCATCGCCGGCACGCTGAGCGCGATCGCGCTTCGCAAGGCGGGCATCGGGTCGGTCATCTACGAGGCCTACGATCGCGACGCCGACAACGTGGGCGCCTTCCTGACACTCGCGGTGAACGCGCTCGACGCCTTACGCACCCTCGGCGTAGACGTCCGCGAGATCGGCTTCGAGACGCCGAAAATGGCCCTCACCAGCGGCTCCGGCAAGAAGCTCGGCGAACTCCAGTACGGCGCCCCCCTGCAGGACGGCACCGTCAGCAGGACCGTCAAGCGCGCCGACCTCTACCGGCTGCTGCGCGAGCACGCCGTACGGCGAGGCGTGCGGATCGAGTACGGCAAGCGGCTCGTCGAGGCCGAGAGCGGGGGCGGCGCGGTGCTGGCGCGTTTCGCCGACGGCAGCACGGCCGAGGGCGACCTGCTGATCGGCGCGGACGGGCTGTGGTCACGCACCCGCGAGATCATCGACCCGCATGCCCCCGGCGTCCGCTACTCCGGGCTGCTCAACACCGGCGGCTACGCGCGCGGCGTCTGCACGGGCGCCGAGCCGGGCGTGATGTGCGCCGTCTTCGGCAGGCACGCCTTCTTCCTGCACCTCACCCATCCGGACGGCGAGGTCTGGTGGGCGGCGAACCCGGCCAGGAAAGCCGAGCCCACCCCCGCCGAGCTGAGCGCGATCAGCCCGCAGGAATGGCGAGCCCACCTGCTCGACCTGTTCCGGCACGACCACGGCCCCGCCACCGACCTCATCGCGGCCTCCGGCAAGATCTTCGCCGCCTGGAAGACCTATGACGTCCCGGCCGTACCCCGGTGGCACCGCGACCGGATGATCATCATCGGGGACGCCGCCCACGCCACCGCCCCCTCCATCGGGCAGGGCGCGGGGATGGCCATCGAGGACACCGTCGTCTTGGCCAAGTGCCTTCGTGACAGCCCCGGCGTCACCGCCGCCTTCACCGCCTACGAACGGCTTCGCCGCGAGCGCGTGGAACGGGTCGTCGCCCAGGGCAACAGCACCGGCGCCTGGAAGGGACTCGGGCCCGTGGCCCGTATCCCCCGTGACCTCATCATGGCGGCGGCGCTGAAGCGTATGGCCCGCAGGGGCGAGGACCCGAGCCGCTGGATCTACGACTACCGCATCGACTGGGACCAATCGGTCCACACCGGCTCCTGACGGCATGATCCTCGCGCCGGCCGGTAGTGCGGGTGTCGATGGTGATGTCATGCTCGGCGTCTGGTCTTTCCATGAGCAGGAGGTCAGACGTGACTCCGGTCGGCCCCTCGGCCCCCGAATCGAAGGACACCGCACGACCGGCTCAGCAAGCCCGGACATCCCTGTACAAACGCATTCACTGGGAGATGGTGAGCGCCCTGGCGGGCATCGCCGGATTGATCGTCGCTCTCGTCGCGCTTCGGACGGGTGGAGGGGGAGATCCTGAACCCGCGCCACCGACGCCTACGCCGGCCGTGACGGTGACCGGCTCGATTCCCGGCACCGCGTCGGCGACGCCCACTTCCGGCCCTCCTTCCCGAACACCGGAGCCGACGGCCGACGAGAACACTCCGAGAGGGCGGACCGACGAGGACCCGCCGACCCCATCGGCTCAGACGGCGGAGGACCCGCCGACGAGGCGGGTGGGGTCGGCGTGCGTCATGACGCCGCGCGAGTGCCGCCTGGAGAAGATGCTCGGTTCGGCGGACCTGAGGGACTGCCGGCCCGCCGCTCGTCCTCCGGCCGGCGCGGTGGCCGCACTCGACTGCGCGGCCGTCCGCTCCGGTCCCGTTCACGATCCGATGATCGTGCTGTTCGACACCGACACCGACGCCGAGACGTGGGTGGACTCGTACTGGTGGGCCCTGCACGACGGCCGGGCAGGAGACTGCGCCACCGGGGCCGAGTACAAAGGCACCTGGATGAGGGGCAGGCTGCTCTGCACCATGAACGGGCCGTACTACGCCATGTCCTGGACGTACAAGGGCCGGTCCGTGGCCATGACCGCCGAGGCCTGGACCCCACGCCCGCTGTACGCCTGGTGGCAGGGCCTTTCACCCTTGAGGGACTGAGCCCGCGGGACCCGTCGATGACGGGGTGGCAGGCGTTGTGACGATGACGACGGTGGCGTCCGCCTCGTCGGAGACGGCCACGCGGGCGTGCAGGCCGTGGCGGTCCGCGGTCTCGACGAGGTGGGGGGCCTGCCGTTCGCTGGTCTCGACCAGCAGGTGGCCGCTGGGGGTCAGCCAGGGCGGGGCCTCGGCGATCACGCGTCTGAGGATGTCCAGGCCGTCGGCGCCGCCGTCCAGGGCGGTCAACGGCTCGTGGTCGCGCGCCTCGGACGGCAGCAGCGCCACCGCGGCGGTGGGGACGTACGGCGCGTTGGCGGCGAGGAGGTCGACGCGGCCCCGCAGCGTGGCGGGCAGCGGCTCGTACAGGTCGCCCTCGTACACCCGGGCGCCCAGGGCGGCGAGGTTGCGGCGGGCGCACCGGACGGCGGCCGGGTCGAGGTCGGAGGCGTGCAGTTCCACGGGTCCGAGGGCCGCGGCCAGCGCGGCGCCGACCGCCCCCGTTCCGCAGCACAGGTCGACCACGACCGGCCGGGCGTGGAGCGGGGCGACGGCGAGGGCCTGGTCGGCCCGGGCGCGCGGCGGGGTGACGGCGAGGGCTTGGTCGACGAGGAACTCGGTGCGGCGGCGGGGCACGAAGACCCCCGGGTCGACGGCGACGCGCAGGCCGTGGAACCCGGCCCAGCCGAGGACGTGTTCCAGGGGCTCCCCGGACACGCGGCGTTCCACCATGGCGGCGAGACCGGCGGGGGTTCCGGCCGCGGAGACGAGCAGCCGCGCCTCGTCCTCGGCGAAGACGCACCCGGCGGCGCGCAGCGTGCTCACGACGTCTGACATGGACAAGGAAGGTGAGAGCGACATGAAGGTCCTAACGGAGTGCCGTGGGCGCTCCGCAGGTCACCTAACCCCGGTGGACCCCACGGCCGTGCGGCGAGAGCACCCTGCCCGATCTGGCGGTAATGGGTCTCACCTCCCCGGTAGGTCCGTCGTAGGACAGGCAGATTACCCCACCGCGCCGCGCCCGCGCATCCCGGCCCCGCCCGGTGACGGCCGCCGGCGGGGCCGGGACGCGGCGCGTGGTCAGCGGGGGTCGCGGCCGCCGAACGCGGCGAGGCGGTCGTACAGCGGGGCGTCCTCGGGGACCTCGACCCGCGGGCCGATGTGGCCGCCGTCCGCCTCGTCGGCGCGGTGCTCCGGCGTGAGGTTGGCCAGCCCCCACGCCAGGGCCGCCTCGCCGAGCTCGGGGTCGAGGTCGGTGGGCCGGCCGGTGGCCTTGGCGATGTCCCAGGCGTGGACCACCAGCTCGGTGATGTGCTGGCCGACGGCCCACTCGGCGGGGATCTCCCCGAAGGGCAGGCGGTGCGGCCGTTCCCGCGCGCCGGGGCCGTGCCAGGCGGCGAGCAGTTCCCTCGCCGCCGCCCGGTAGGCGCCGTGCCGGTCGTCGCCGATCAGGTCGGTGCCCTGGTGGTCGCGTCTGCCTCCGGCCGTGACGGCGGCGAACCGGCGCACCTCGTCCACGACATGGTCGACCAGGGCGCGCACGTCCCATGATCGGCAGGGGGTCGGCAGCCCGGCCTCCTCGGGGCGGATGCCCGCGATGAGGGCCCCGGTCTGGTCGAGCGCGCGCCCGAGCAGGGCGATCTGGTCTTCTGACGCGGCCATGTCCGTCCTTCAGCCGGGGAAGTGGATGCGCTGCTGGAGGACCCAGCCGTTGCCGTCCGGGTCGCTGAAGTAGGCGTGCGAGACCGTGGGCTTGCCGGGCGCGGTGAGGTCCTCGACCTCGCTGACCTCCACGCCGCGCCCGGTCAGCTCGGCGCGGGCGGCGTGGATGTCGGGGACGACCAGGGTGAGGCCCTGCACGGACCCGGGCTCGGTGGCGACGATGCCGGTGCCGACGACGATCGAGCAGGCCGAGCCGGGCGGGGTGAGCTGCAGCACGCGGAAGTCCTCGCCGATCCGGTGGTCGTGGTCGACGGTGAAGCCGGCCATCTCGCCGTAGAAGTGCTTGGCCCTGTCCACGTCGGTGACGGGGAGCGGAACGGCTTCCAGCTTCCAATCCACGGTGGTCTTCCCTTCGGACGAGCCCGCGCGAGCGCGCAGGCGTTCTTCGAGACGGTTCAAACCCTCGGACATGCCCGCGCGCATGCCGGTGCCGAGCACCGCGTCGCGGACGTCCCTGGAGGGGTAGAGAGCCGTGCAGGTCATGGTCGTGACGCCGTCCTGTTCGTTCAGGACGAGCGTGTTGAGCACCTCGGGCCCCTCGTCCCACGACTCGGTGGTGACCAGGCGGCCGGGCGGGTCGATCACGCGGTAGACGCCGCTGATGCCCATCTCGGCGCCGTCCGGGCCGCTCCAGGCGAAGCGGTACCCACCTCCGGGGCGCAGGTCGATCTCGCATACCCGCATGGTCCACGCCTTCGGCCCCATCCAGTGCGGGATGTGCTCGGGGCTGGTCCACGCGTCGAACACGAGCCGCCGCGGCGCGTCCAGCACGCGGGTGACGACGATCTCGCGGTCCGACGGCGTGGTGAAGGTCGTGCCGCCGCCGAGCCTATGCGCGATGTCCATCGTCGTCCTCCCGCCCCTGCAGGCGCCGCAGGTAGTCGTCCAGCCGGTCGTGGCTCTCGTCCCAGAAGCGCCGGTAGGTCGCGGCCCACTCGGCGACGGCCTTCAGCGGCGCCGCCTCCAGCGTGCAGGGACGCCACTGGGCCTCGCGGCCGCGGGCGATGAGCCCGGCGCGTTCGAGCACGCGCAGGTGCTTGGACACGGCGGGACCGCTCATCGCGAACGGCGACGAGAGCTCTTTGACCGTCGCGGG
This portion of the Sphaerisporangium krabiense genome encodes:
- the vanY-N gene encoding D,D-peptidase/D,D-carboxypeptidase VanY-N, encoding MNEPRTIPSRPRDRLFAAATLVLAVLLLPAAFARRPRGARELAGRWALRMRFPAEDLTGLTDGALAAFTAARTEALWRHGQLIGLTSGYRSPLVQQRMFDEEVRRSGSPALARMLVLPPAESPHVRGIALDVRPHEGARWLEEHGARYDLYRMYDNEWWHFEHRPDSGGTPPRRRPHPGVRYVSEYGDRP
- a CDS encoding response regulator transcription factor; its protein translation is MARVLLIEDDPAVREGLELALTRHGHRVRAVGSGEQGLERLRADLPDVVVLDLMLPGMDGFEVCRRIRATGDVPIIMLTARGDDIDVVAGLEAGADDYVVKPAQPRVLEARIRAVLRRVGRDQAELERYGDLTIDRAGLVVSHRGVPVGLAPTELRLLLELSGTPGRVHTRQQLLESVWEHGYFGDSRLVDACVQRLRAKIEDDSAAPVYVQTVRGFGYRFGPV
- a CDS encoding sensor histidine kinase, with amino-acid sequence MTPRPSLGLRARLLFAFALLCVVTAAAVTGGIYVEARNAILQRTQDAAVQTMRSRLQALYPLGNPAPGPRELGMIAGAVTDGNDDAVAIYHGTRSLAGRDRPCLPLLRQCRHGLEPEMIPQGLRRMVADGDIAWQRVVWQDEPLLIIGTPLMITEGDRPTRASGIEVYIAHSLDSEQRSIDDLTAVAWRNGGAALAFAVVLALLATRGVLGPVRELGRAARLLGQGEMRTRIAVRGSDELADVARTFNDTAAELERHVEQLRAMEADARRFVADVSHELRTPLAALTAVADVLDEEAAGLPEPAGRAARLVSQETLNLTGLVNDLIEISRFDSGVAALALNDIDVAELVRATLRTRGWSEEVRTELPPGVTARLDPRRVDVVLANMVGNALRHGEPPVSVRLSADPHWIAFEVRDHGPGLDEAVLPHVFDRFYKASAARARSEGSGLGLAIARENARLHRGDLTVANAPDGGAVFTLRLPRRAHEPDGGPE
- a CDS encoding TetR/AcrR family transcriptional regulator — protein: MREQLPAGLGELWARLDEPEPETRNRLTLSRVIGAAVELADTDGLDAVSMARVAERLGFTTMSLYRHVKSKNELLLLMLDRVAALPPALDEPCDGWRPCLERWCHAQWEMLHAHPWTVRLPITGPPITPNQLAWSDRALRALRGTGLAEADKAGVVLLVASHMHTMARLNADLGPAASGESIAAYNTLLHGLVDGRRLPALRAAIDAGAYDYPADTPPGERRLDYRFGLARILDGVDALIRATNR
- a CDS encoding FAD-dependent monooxygenase, encoding MTYTSLIVGGGIAGTLSAIALRKAGIGSVIYEAYDRDADNVGAFLTLAVNALDALRTLGVDVREIGFETPKMALTSGSGKKLGELQYGAPLQDGTVSRTVKRADLYRLLREHAVRRGVRIEYGKRLVEAESGGGAVLARFADGSTAEGDLLIGADGLWSRTREIIDPHAPGVRYSGLLNTGGYARGVCTGAEPGVMCAVFGRHAFFLHLTHPDGEVWWAANPARKAEPTPAELSAISPQEWRAHLLDLFRHDHGPATDLIAASGKIFAAWKTYDVPAVPRWHRDRMIIIGDAAHATAPSIGQGAGMAIEDTVVLAKCLRDSPGVTAAFTAYERLRRERVERVVAQGNSTGAWKGLGPVARIPRDLIMAAALKRMARRGEDPSRWIYDYRIDWDQSVHTGS
- a CDS encoding putative protein N(5)-glutamine methyltransferase, producing the protein MSDVVSTLRAAGCVFAEDEARLLVSAAGTPAGLAAMVERRVSGEPLEHVLGWAGFHGLRVAVDPGVFVPRRRTEFLVDQALAVTPPRARADQALAVAPLHARPVVVDLCCGTGAVGAALAAALGPVELHASDLDPAAVRCARRNLAALGARVYEGDLYEPLPATLRGRVDLLAANAPYVPTAAVALLPSEARDHEPLTALDGGADGLDILRRVIAEAPPWLTPSGHLLVETSERQAPHLVETADRHGLHARVAVSDEADATVVIVTTPATPSSTGPAGSVPQG
- a CDS encoding TIGR03086 family metal-binding protein: MAASEDQIALLGRALDQTGALIAGIRPEEAGLPTPCRSWDVRALVDHVVDEVRRFAAVTAGGRRDHQGTDLIGDDRHGAYRAAARELLAAWHGPGARERPHRLPFGEIPAEWAVGQHITELVVHAWDIAKATGRPTDLDPELGEAALAWGLANLTPEHRADEADGGHIGPRVEVPEDAPLYDRLAAFGGRDPR
- a CDS encoding SRPBCC domain-containing protein, producing the protein MDIAHRLGGGTTFTTPSDREIVVTRVLDAPRRLVFDAWTSPEHIPHWMGPKAWTMRVCEIDLRPGGGYRFAWSGPDGAEMGISGVYRVIDPPGRLVTTESWDEGPEVLNTLVLNEQDGVTTMTCTALYPSRDVRDAVLGTGMRAGMSEGLNRLEERLRARAGSSEGKTTVDWKLEAVPLPVTDVDRAKHFYGEMAGFTVDHDHRIGEDFRVLQLTPPGSACSIVVGTGIVATEPGSVQGLTLVVPDIHAARAELTGRGVEVSEVEDLTAPGKPTVSHAYFSDPDGNGWVLQQRIHFPG
- a CDS encoding ArsR/SmtB family transcription factor, whose translation is MATDTLSVTFAALADPTRRAILARLAQGPATVKELSSPFAMSGPAVSKHLRVLERAGLIARGREAQWRPCTLEAAPLKAVAEWAATYRRFWDESHDRLDDYLRRLQGREDDDGHRA